In a single window of the Cervus elaphus chromosome 1, mCerEla1.1, whole genome shotgun sequence genome:
- the LOC122703790 gene encoding olfactory receptor 52I2-like: MMESSYNHTTEAPATFILAGIPGLQSSHLWLAISLSIMYTTALLANTLIVTVIWIDSMLQEPMYCFLCVLAAVDMVMASSVVPTMVSIFSSGDNSITFNACFTQMYFVHAATAVETGLLLAMAFDRYVAICKPLHYKRILTPRVMLGMSVTITIRATVFMTPLSWMVSHLPFCGSNVVLHSYCEHIAVAKLACADPRPSSLYSLIGSSIIVGSDVAFIAASYILILQAVFSLSSKNAQLKALSTCGSHVGVMALYYLPGMASIYVPWLGKDIMPVHIQVLLADLYLVIPPTLNPIIYGLRTKQIRNRTWSLMTHCLFNHSNLGS; encoded by the coding sequence ATGATGGAGTCATCCTACAACCATACAACGGAAGCCCCTGCCACCTTCATCCTGGCGGGTATCCCAGGTCTGCAGTCTTCACATCTCTGGCTGGCTATCTCACTGAGCATCATGTATACCACAGCCCTGTTAGCAAACACCCTCATAGTGACTGTCATCTGGATTGATTCCATGCTACAGGAGCCCATGTACTGCTTCCTGTGTGTTCTGGCTGCTGTGGACATGGTTATGGCCTCCTCGGTGGTGCCTACGATGGTGAGCATCTTCTCCTCAGGAGACAACTCCATCACCTTTAATGCTTGTTTCACTCAGATGTATTTTGTCCATGCAGCCACAGCTGTGGAGACGGGGCTGCTGCTGGCCATGGCttttgaccgctatgtggccatctgtaagccccTACACTATAAGAGAATTCTCACACCTCGAGTGATGCTGGGAATGAGTGTGACCATCACCATCAGAGCGACCGTATTCATGACTCCATTGAGCTGGATGGTGAGTCATCTGCCTTTCTGTGGCTCCAACGTGGTTCTCCATTCCTACTGTGAGCACATCGCTGTGGCCAAGTTGGCTTGTGCTGACCCCAGGCCCAGTAGTCTCTACAGTCTGATTGGTTCCTCCATTATTGTGGGTTCTGATGTGGCGTTTATTGCTGCCTCCTACATcctgattctccaggcagtatTCAGTCTCTCCTCAAAGAATGCTCAGTTAAAAGCATTAAGTACGTGTGGTTCCCATGTAGGGGTTATGGCTCTGTACTACTTACCTGGGATGGCATCCATCTATGTGCCCTGGCTAGGGAAAGACATAATGCCTGTGCACATCCAAGTGCTGTTAGCTGACTTGTATCTGGTCATCCCACCTACCTTAAACCCCATCATCTATGGCCTAAGGACAAAGCAAATACGAAATCGAACATGGAGCTTGATGACGCACTGCCTCTTTAACCACTCCAACTTGGGTTCATGA
- the LOC122702334 gene encoding olfactory receptor 52I1-like — translation MLGSPYNHTTEAPATFILAGIPGLQSSHLWLAISLSIMYTPALLANTLIVTVIWIDSMLQEPMYCFLCVLAAVDMVMASSVVPTMVSIFSSGDNSITFNACFTQMYFVHAATAVETGLLLAMAFDRYVAICKPLHYKRILTPRVMLGMSVTITIRATVFMTPLSWMVSHLPFFGSNVVLHSYCEHIAVAKLACADPRPSSLYSLIGSSIIVGSDVAFIAASYILILQAVFSLSSKNAQLKALSTCGSHVGVMALYYLPGMASIYVAWLGEDIVPLCTQVLLADLYLIIPPSLNPIIYGLRTKQIRKRTWGLLTHCLFNHSNLGSGIQALEKTRQLQRCPS, via the coding sequence ATGCTGGGGTCACCCTACAACCATACAACGGAAGCCCCTGCCACCTTCATCCTGGCGGGTATCCCAGGTCTGCAGTCTTCACATCTCTGGCTGGCTATCTCACTGAGCATCATGTATACCCCAGCCCTGTTAGCAAACACCCTCATAGTGACTGTCATCTGGATTGATTCCATGCTACAGGAGCCCATGTACTGCTTCCTGTGTGTTCTGGCTGCTGTGGACATGGTTATGGCCTCCTCGGTGGTGCCTACGATGGTGAGCATCTTCTCCTCAGGAGACAACTCCATCACCTTTAATGCTTGTTTCACTCAGATGTATTTTGTCCATGCAGCCACAGCTGTGGAGACGGGGCTGCTGCTGGCCATGGCttttgaccgctatgtggccatctgtaagccccTACACTATAAGAGAATTCTCACACCTCGAGTGATGCTGGGAATGAGTGTGACCATCACCATCAGAGCGACCGTATTCATGACTCCATTGAGCTGGATGGTGAGTCATCTGCCTTTCTTTGGCTCCAACGTGGTTCTCCATTCCTACTGTGAGCACATCGCTGTGGCCAAGTTGGCTTGTGCTGACCCCAGGCCCAGTAGTCTCTACAGTCTGATTGGTTCCTCCATTATTGTGGGTTCTGATGTGGCGTTTATTGCTGCCTCCTATATcctgattctccaggcagtatTCAGTCTCTCCTCAAAGAATGCTCAGTTAAAAGCATTAAGTACGTGTGGTTCCCATGTAGGGGTTATGGCTCTGTACTACTTACCTGGGATGGCATCCATCTATGTGGCCTGGCTGGGGGAGGACATAGTGCCTTTGTGCACCCAAGTGCTGTTAGCTGACTTGTATCTGATCATCCCACCATCTTTGAATCCCATCATCTATGGCCTAAGGACGAAGCAAATACGAAAACGAACATGGGGCCTGCTGACGCACTGCCTCTTTAACCACTCCAACTTGGGTTCAGGAATTCAGGCTCTTGAGAAAACCAGACAACTTCAAAGATGCCCTAGCTAA